One segment of uncultured Tolumonas sp. DNA contains the following:
- a CDS encoding sigma-54 dependent transcriptional regulator, with protein sequence MDVRELVCLRTASVWIMPKEALAAGWLPCPANTIREAIDLYERRNPLVGIILLDNFGKNEDIDRELEFMLAKTSTTMEWIGLVTPEMASQPITRDLLAKYLYDYHTMPIDDARIMTSLGHAYGMASLRSSPPFYCNMGATSGHDCMIGDSPAMRKVFRQLSKLAVVDSSVMLMGESGTGKELAARTIFQQSKRRAGPFIAVNCGAIPSNLIQSELFGHEKGSFTGACRRQIGHIEAANGGTLFLDEIGDLPLELQANLLRFLQERQITRVGGTEPIPVDLRVISATNRDLREDVKTGHFRKDLYFRLCVLDLELPPLRERRGDVELLAYHFLCNLRDSLNPLVRGFSPATLQQMRTYHWPGNVRELKNRVARALVMCEKRIITPQDLELAPDTQLPQHQTLAEVRAAAEMQAMQRALHESGNNMMAAARQLGVSRVTLYRMLDKYKLLAS encoded by the coding sequence ATGGACGTACGTGAGCTTGTTTGTCTGCGTACCGCCTCAGTATGGATTATGCCTAAGGAAGCGCTTGCAGCAGGATGGCTGCCATGCCCGGCGAATACGATAAGAGAAGCCATTGATCTTTATGAGCGACGTAATCCGCTGGTGGGGATCATTTTGCTCGATAATTTTGGCAAAAATGAAGATATCGATCGGGAACTAGAGTTCATGCTGGCAAAAACCAGCACCACGATGGAGTGGATTGGTCTGGTAACACCCGAAATGGCCAGTCAACCAATTACCCGTGATTTGTTAGCAAAATATCTCTATGACTACCATACCATGCCAATTGATGATGCGCGGATAATGACATCGTTAGGGCATGCATACGGTATGGCCAGCCTAAGATCATCGCCGCCTTTTTATTGCAATATGGGCGCAACTTCCGGGCATGATTGTATGATTGGTGATAGCCCGGCCATGCGAAAAGTTTTTCGCCAATTAAGTAAACTGGCAGTTGTTGATTCTTCGGTCATGTTAATGGGCGAGAGCGGCACAGGTAAGGAATTAGCCGCGCGTACTATTTTCCAACAATCAAAACGGCGAGCGGGCCCGTTTATCGCAGTAAACTGCGGAGCTATACCAAGCAATCTGATCCAATCTGAATTATTCGGCCATGAAAAAGGCTCTTTTACCGGTGCCTGTCGCCGCCAGATCGGTCATATTGAAGCTGCCAATGGTGGCACTTTATTTCTAGATGAAATTGGTGATTTACCACTGGAATTGCAGGCCAACTTATTACGGTTTCTGCAAGAAAGACAGATCACCCGTGTTGGTGGCACTGAACCGATCCCGGTGGATCTACGCGTTATATCCGCGACAAATCGTGATCTTCGTGAAGATGTAAAAACCGGCCATTTCCGCAAAGATCTTTATTTTCGGCTTTGTGTCTTAGATCTTGAATTACCACCGCTTCGAGAACGACGTGGTGACGTTGAGTTATTAGCCTACCATTTTCTTTGTAATTTAAGAGACAGTCTCAACCCGTTGGTGCGAGGATTCAGCCCCGCCACATTACAGCAGATGCGTACTTATCACTGGCCTGGGAATGTTCGTGAGTTAAAAAACCGCGTAGCCAGAGCATTAGTGATGTGCGAAAAACGGATCATCACCCCGCAAGATCTAGAATTAGCGCCTGACACTCAATTGCCGCAACATCAGACTTTAGCTGAGGTTCGGGCTGCGGCGGAAATGCAGGCTATGCAACGAGCGCTGCATGAATCAGGAAACAATATGATGGCTGCTGCACGTCAACTTGGGGTATCACGGGTGACGTTATATAGAATGCTCGACAAATACAAATTGTTGGCATCTTGA